A genomic window from Chlorobium phaeobacteroides DSM 266 includes:
- a CDS encoding glycosyltransferase family protein — protein sequence MMMLSRVYEKMQDDFDITHAHLEYLTLPNACKTRTPTVLTMHGRLDQGDSPTMLRLYRDMASVSISNSRRRPLENINRINTIHHGYPAFSFELNEHPVDYVLNPGRFSEEKKPDQAIMLAKECNMPLKNAKALLNTINRPEPFGLVMIVALACGTPVIVRGCGSGSDHAWKKRVSIFRFCSEWGQLLPAKYCWFTATAVNKSNDDSSLSGLTSLIVNILNITSCANTR from the coding sequence ATGATGATGCTGAGCCGGGTCTATGAAAAAATGCAGGATGATTTTGACATCACTCATGCACATCTCGAATACCTGACTCTGCCCAATGCCTGCAAAACCCGGACTCCAACCGTTCTGACAATGCACGGCAGGCTTGATCAGGGCGACAGTCCGACAATGCTCAGGTTATACCGTGATATGGCTTCTGTCTCAATCAGTAATTCCCGCCGGCGCCCGCTCGAAAATATCAACCGGATCAATACTATTCATCACGGCTATCCTGCCTTCAGTTTTGAGTTGAATGAGCATCCTGTGGATTATGTCCTCAATCCGGGTCGTTTTTCTGAAGAGAAAAAGCCGGATCAGGCAATCATGCTGGCGAAGGAATGCAATATGCCGCTGAAAAACGCCAAAGCGCTGCTCAATACCATAAACCGGCCTGAACCGTTTGGACTGGTCATGATCGTAGCACTGGCCTGCGGGACACCTGTGATTGTGAGGGGATGTGGTTCCGGAAGTGATCACGCATGGAAAAAAAGAGTGTCAATATTCCGATTTTGTTCGGAGTGGGGGCAATTGTTGCCAGCGAAGTACTGCTGGTTTACGGCAACAGCCGTGAATAAATCAAATGACGATAGTAGTCTTTCAGGGCTCACCTCCCTGATAGTCAACATTTTAAATATAACATCATGTGCAAATACCAGATAG
- the queA gene encoding tRNA preQ1(34) S-adenosylmethionine ribosyltransferase-isomerase QueA has protein sequence MKVSDFDYELPESHIARYPPDERGSTRLLVLQRSTGEIMHSRYAGLHGFLRKGDLLVLNNSRVVKARMFAFKPTGGKIELVLLEKHGDEQNLVLYRGSLKKGDALLAYGCEFGVEELVGQGVAVLSVKGEGTVQDVFERYAAMPIPPYLKREAEEIDRERYQTVFAEQPGSVAAPTASLNMTGELFDSLRQKGVSIASMTLHVGLGTFLPIRVDHFDEHVMHREFYVIPDETIALIRTTKNNGGRVIAVGTTVTRALEHAADVVFNSNGNGSVSGEADIFIYPGYRFRVIDALLTNFHAPRSTVLMLTAAFAGAEKLFHAYAEALRWEYDFLSYGDSMLIL, from the coding sequence ATGAAGGTCAGTGATTTCGATTATGAACTTCCGGAGTCGCACATTGCCCGGTATCCTCCGGATGAGAGGGGCTCAACCAGACTGCTTGTACTGCAAAGATCGACAGGCGAAATTATGCACAGTCGCTATGCCGGGCTGCACGGCTTTTTGCGAAAGGGCGATCTTCTTGTGCTCAACAACAGCAGGGTAGTCAAGGCGAGGATGTTCGCCTTTAAGCCTACGGGAGGAAAGATTGAGCTTGTGCTGCTCGAAAAACATGGAGATGAGCAGAACCTTGTCCTTTACAGGGGAAGCCTTAAAAAAGGAGATGCGCTTCTTGCTTATGGTTGTGAATTTGGTGTTGAAGAGCTGGTCGGGCAGGGCGTTGCCGTGCTTTCAGTAAAGGGCGAGGGGACGGTTCAGGATGTTTTTGAGCGTTATGCCGCGATGCCTATTCCTCCCTACCTGAAACGGGAGGCTGAGGAGATTGATCGTGAACGCTATCAGACCGTTTTTGCTGAACAGCCCGGATCGGTTGCCGCTCCTACGGCTTCACTCAATATGACCGGCGAACTGTTTGACTCGCTTCGGCAAAAAGGAGTATCGATCGCCTCTATGACCCTGCATGTCGGCCTTGGAACTTTTCTGCCAATCCGAGTCGATCATTTTGATGAGCATGTCATGCATCGGGAGTTTTATGTGATTCCTGATGAAACGATCGCCCTGATTCGAACAACAAAAAATAATGGAGGGCGAGTAATCGCTGTAGGGACAACGGTTACTCGGGCGCTTGAACATGCGGCAGACGTTGTTTTCAACAGCAACGGTAACGGATCGGTATCCGGCGAAGCCGACATTTTTATCTATCCGGGATACCGGTTTCGGGTTATTGACGCTCTTCTGACAAATTTTCATGCTCCGCGCTCGACGGTACTGATGCTGACAGCGGCTTTTGCCGGTGCAGAAAAGCTTTTTCATGCTTATGCTGAGGCTCTTCGTTGGGAGTATGATTTTTTGAGCTATGGTGACAGCA
- the bshA gene encoding N-acetyl-alpha-D-glucosaminyl L-malate synthase BshA, translating into MKIGISCYHTYGGSGAIAAELGKALAAKGHIIHFFSQAAPFRLGAYSPNIFYHEVEAMHYPLFECPFYALALASKIAEVALYEKLDVVHAHYAIPHAMSAVLARQMLEDTCAESRCFRIATTLHGTDITVVGADRSMQNVVRLAINKSDGVTAVSSYLKEETIRMFSPRKEISVIPNFVDTSLFARSPNQAVREQLGLGDEKIIIHISNFRPVKCIGDILRVFEGIGRRIDATLLLVGDGPERSDAEIWVREQGIADRVRFLGKLDDIVPLLSIADLMLMPSNVESFGLAALEAMACGVPVVATDAGGFPEFIAQGEHGYLLPPGDIAGMTEKSMLLLANPEHWAECSAACVLQAKRFETSLLVEQYEAYYRALIEGA; encoded by the coding sequence ATGAAAATCGGCATATCGTGTTATCACACTTACGGGGGGAGCGGGGCAATTGCCGCCGAACTGGGCAAGGCTCTGGCAGCCAAGGGTCATATTATCCATTTTTTCAGTCAGGCGGCACCGTTCAGATTGGGTGCGTATTCGCCCAATATTTTTTATCACGAGGTAGAGGCGATGCACTATCCGCTTTTTGAGTGTCCTTTTTACGCTCTTGCGCTTGCCTCCAAAATTGCAGAGGTTGCCTTGTATGAAAAACTCGATGTGGTTCATGCGCATTATGCCATTCCTCATGCGATGAGCGCAGTGCTTGCGCGGCAGATGCTTGAAGATACCTGCGCCGAATCCCGATGTTTTCGTATTGCCACAACGTTGCATGGTACGGATATAACCGTTGTCGGGGCTGACCGGAGCATGCAGAATGTCGTCAGGCTTGCCATTAACAAGTCTGACGGGGTTACGGCGGTTTCATCATACCTGAAGGAAGAGACGATCCGGATGTTCAGTCCTCGCAAGGAGATTTCCGTGATTCCGAATTTTGTTGATACCTCATTGTTTGCGCGTTCTCCAAACCAGGCGGTTCGAGAACAGCTTGGTCTCGGTGATGAAAAAATCATTATTCATATTTCGAATTTCAGACCGGTAAAGTGTATCGGCGATATTCTTCGGGTTTTTGAAGGTATTGGCAGACGGATTGACGCAACGCTTCTTCTTGTGGGTGACGGTCCTGAACGCAGCGATGCCGAGATATGGGTACGTGAGCAGGGTATTGCCGATCGGGTGAGGTTTTTAGGCAAACTTGACGATATTGTGCCGCTGTTGTCGATTGCCGATCTCATGCTGATGCCGAGTAATGTCGAGTCTTTCGGACTTGCAGCGCTTGAAGCGATGGCTTGCGGTGTGCCGGTGGTTGCAACCGATGCCGGCGGGTTTCCCGAATTTATTGCGCAGGGAGAGCACGGGTATCTGCTTCCACCCGGCGATATTGCCGGTATGACAGAAAAATCGATGCTGCTTCTTGCCAATCCGGAACACTGGGCAGAGTGTTCGGCGGCTTGCGTTCTCCAGGCAAAGAGGTTCGAGACCTCTCTGCTTGTTGAACAGTATGAAGCGTACTATCGCGCCCTTATCGAGGGAGCTTGA
- a CDS encoding lmo0937 family membrane protein, which yields MLETIAIILLVLWLLGLVTSYTMGGLIHGLLVIAIVVILIRVIQGRRI from the coding sequence ATGCTCGAAACTATTGCAATCATCCTTCTTGTTCTCTGGCTTCTTGGTCTTGTGACTTCATATACGATGGGCGGACTTATTCATGGTCTTCTGGTCATAGCTATCGTGGTTATTCTGATTCGTGTCATACAAGGCCGTCGCATTTAG
- a CDS encoding CsbD family protein, whose protein sequence is MINWDQIEGNWKQLKGRVQVQWGKLTDDDLDVVEGKREQFLGKIQERYGIAKEDAEKMVDKWEKSADDSWFSK, encoded by the coding sequence ATGATTAACTGGGATCAGATTGAAGGCAACTGGAAACAACTCAAGGGCAGAGTGCAGGTGCAGTGGGGCAAGCTCACTGATGATGATCTGGATGTTGTTGAAGGAAAACGAGAACAATTTCTCGGCAAGATTCAGGAGCGGTACGGCATTGCTAAAGAGGATGCTGAAAAAATGGTTGACAAGTGGGAGAAGTCTGCCGACGATTCATGGTTCTCAAAATGA
- a CDS encoding NADPH-dependent FMN reductase, whose protein sequence is MCKYQIAVIVGSLRKDSFNRKLATALGMLEHPELSFKQLQIDDLPLYNQDDDDNQAKSVKRLKHEIKSAQGILFVTPEYNRSIPGVLKNAIDHASRPYGHNSWKGKPAGIAGVSVGTIGTALAQQHLRNILASLDMPTLAQPEVFIQLNTGLFDDAGNIGAESKPFLQNWMNKYVSWVKMFAA, encoded by the coding sequence ATGTGCAAATACCAGATAGCTGTCATCGTCGGCAGTCTTCGAAAGGATTCATTTAACCGCAAATTGGCAACCGCCCTTGGAATGCTGGAACATCCGGAGTTGTCATTCAAGCAGTTACAAATCGATGACCTGCCGCTCTATAATCAGGATGATGATGACAATCAGGCCAAATCCGTCAAGCGGTTAAAACATGAAATAAAGTCGGCCCAGGGCATTTTATTTGTTACGCCGGAATATAACCGATCAATACCGGGGGTTCTCAAAAACGCAATCGACCATGCTTCTCGTCCATATGGCCATAACTCATGGAAGGGTAAACCGGCTGGTATTGCAGGCGTTTCGGTCGGAACCATCGGCACCGCTTTGGCACAACAGCATTTGCGTAACATTCTCGCAAGTCTTGATATGCCAACTCTGGCTCAACCTGAAGTATTTATACAGCTCAATACCGGATTGTTTGATGATGCCGGCAATATCGGTGCCGAGAGCAAACCATTCCTCCAAAACTGGATGAACAAGTATGTCTCATGGGTGAAAATGTTTGCGGCATAA
- a CDS encoding RNA polymerase sigma factor: MTREKRKPLDLMDDIYTLAYWMTGSEASATELVNITYLNVTLDTHESEVYKTFRECYFNTFSHDNATCIPKPSCTPMEKLGTVLLKRDADIKLSVLLSAVSGLKHRSISNILGKPLDTIRVWLSAGRKSLAERTLSLEAPLLSGVSLKKEGN, translated from the coding sequence GTGACCAGGGAAAAAAGAAAGCCGTTAGATTTAATGGATGATATATACACCCTTGCGTATTGGATGACCGGATCTGAGGCGTCAGCCACTGAACTGGTCAACATAACCTATCTGAATGTCACTCTTGATACGCATGAAAGTGAGGTATACAAAACATTCAGAGAGTGTTATTTCAATACTTTCAGTCACGACAATGCAACCTGTATTCCGAAACCGTCATGTACTCCTATGGAAAAGCTGGGAACGGTATTACTAAAGCGGGATGCCGATATAAAACTTTCGGTACTGCTTTCAGCGGTGTCAGGATTAAAACACAGATCAATATCGAACATACTCGGCAAACCTCTTGACACCATCAGAGTATGGTTATCAGCCGGGCGTAAATCGCTTGCTGAGAGAACGCTCTCTCTGGAAGCCCCTCTGCTCTCCGGTGTTTCTCTCAAAAAAGAGGGAAATTGA
- a CDS encoding chemotaxis protein CheB, which yields MKAESATRNFPVVCVGGSAGGLDAYIQLLQNLPADLGVAIVIVNHLRTVATLLHEILPKYTTMPVELITDNLVIEPNHVFIIPEKRDLHVLDGEFRLEPIFKPRGWPDVITIFLRSLTNNWDGKLIAVIVSGYDGDGAAALCGIKEVGGITIAQKLDTATQPDMPESAIDTGCIDFVLAPESIAREIARIARSI from the coding sequence ATGAAAGCTGAGAGTGCAACCAGAAACTTTCCGGTCGTATGCGTGGGAGGTTCGGCTGGTGGTCTTGATGCATACATTCAGCTGCTGCAGAATCTGCCGGCTGACCTGGGGGTCGCCATCGTCATCGTCAATCACCTCAGAACCGTGGCTACCCTGTTGCACGAAATCCTCCCGAAATACACAACGATGCCAGTTGAGTTGATCACCGACAACCTCGTCATTGAGCCCAACCACGTGTTCATCATCCCGGAAAAGCGTGACCTGCATGTTCTTGATGGCGAATTCCGCCTTGAGCCGATCTTCAAGCCACGGGGTTGGCCCGACGTGATAACGATCTTTCTGCGTTCACTCACAAACAACTGGGACGGGAAGCTCATTGCCGTCATCGTCTCCGGCTATGACGGCGACGGAGCGGCTGCGCTGTGCGGCATCAAGGAAGTTGGCGGCATCACCATTGCCCAGAAGCTCGACACGGCGACACAGCCAGACATGCCCGAGAGCGCAATAGATACCGGGTGCATTGACTTCGTCCTCGCACCCGAGAGTATCGCCAGGGAAATCGCCAGAATCGCCCGGTCAATATAG
- the mreB gene encoding rod shape-determining protein gives MSFFSNLFRDIAIDLGTANTLIFIRDKGVVLNEPSIVARERNTGKVVAIGHDALLMHEKTHPGIITIRPLASGVIADYEATEELIKGLIKKTKSQFSFGIRRMVIGIPSGITEVEKRAVRDSAEHVGAKEVFLIAEPMAAAIGIGIDVKEPMGNMIVDIGGGTTEIAVISLGGIASGESLRVAGTDITNAIIRHFRKTYNLAIGERTAEDVKIKIASAYKLEKELTMTVRGRNLVTALPEEREVNSPTIREAIATPISQIIASVKKSLEVTKPELSADILDRGLFLAGGGALIKGLDKKINEETRLAVHISEDPLTAVARGTGEVLENLEKYRTVLLANKRY, from the coding sequence ATGAGTTTTTTCAGCAATCTGTTCAGAGATATCGCAATTGATCTCGGAACAGCGAACACCCTGATTTTTATCCGCGATAAAGGAGTTGTCCTCAACGAACCGTCAATCGTAGCCCGTGAGCGCAACACCGGAAAAGTAGTAGCCATCGGGCACGACGCACTCCTGATGCATGAAAAGACACACCCCGGCATCATCACCATACGACCGCTTGCCAGCGGCGTCATTGCCGATTACGAAGCAACGGAAGAACTGATAAAAGGCCTGATCAAAAAAACCAAAAGCCAGTTTTCATTCGGCATCAGACGTATGGTAATCGGCATTCCCTCAGGCATCACCGAAGTGGAAAAACGAGCCGTACGGGACTCGGCAGAACATGTCGGAGCAAAAGAGGTTTTTCTTATTGCTGAACCGATGGCCGCAGCGATCGGTATAGGCATCGATGTCAAGGAACCTATGGGCAACATGATTGTCGATATCGGAGGCGGCACAACAGAAATCGCCGTTATCTCACTCGGTGGTATTGCTTCTGGAGAGTCACTGCGTGTTGCCGGCACCGATATAACAAACGCCATCATCCGCCATTTCCGCAAAACCTACAACCTTGCCATCGGAGAGCGTACTGCTGAAGATGTCAAAATCAAAATCGCTTCGGCCTACAAGCTTGAAAAAGAGCTGACCATGACGGTCAGAGGCAGAAACCTCGTTACCGCTTTGCCTGAAGAACGGGAGGTCAACTCCCCCACCATCAGGGAAGCAATTGCAACGCCGATAAGCCAGATCATCGCGTCGGTCAAGAAAAGCCTCGAGGTTACAAAACCGGAGCTTTCAGCGGATATTCTCGACCGCGGACTCTTTCTTGCAGGTGGAGGAGCACTGATAAAAGGGCTTGACAAAAAAATCAACGAAGAAACCAGGCTTGCCGTCCATATCAGCGAAGACCCGCTGACCGCTGTTGCAAGAGGTACCGGAGAGGTTCTTGAAAACCTCGAAAAATACCGCACGGTTCTTCTTGCCAACAAACGCTACTGA
- the hisD gene encoding histidinol dehydrogenase has protein sequence MLKIFCFAQDGEALKKQLSRSVSFDSGVQDVVNDILEQVRTRGDAALLEYTERFQGARLNEMMVSGEEIRSAYEQVDSGFLEVMHEAYRNITRFHQHEVENSFFYEGAGGVILGQRVTPMQRALLYVPGGMASYPSSLLMNAAPAKVAGVRDIVVTTPCDPDGRVNPHILAAAAVAGIDSVYKLGGAQAIAAFAYGTESIPKVDIITGPGNKYVALAKKQVFGHVSIDSIAGPSEVVVIADETANPDFIVLDMFAQAEHDADASAVLITPSESLAAAVRETARRRIGSMLRKDIIGSALEKNGAIVIVQSIEEACLVSDMIAPEHLELHVDRPWDLLPSINHAGAVFIGSYSCETVGDYFAGPNHTLPTNGTARFFSPLSVRDFVKHTSIISYSKKQLQECGKKIAAFADYEGLQAHAEAVRVRLDS, from the coding sequence GTGTTAAAAATATTCTGTTTTGCCCAGGATGGTGAGGCTCTGAAAAAACAGTTGAGCCGTAGCGTTTCTTTTGATTCCGGAGTTCAGGATGTCGTCAATGATATTCTTGAACAGGTTCGCACCCGGGGTGACGCAGCACTTCTTGAGTATACCGAGCGCTTTCAGGGAGCCCGGCTTAATGAAATGATGGTTTCCGGCGAAGAGATCAGAAGTGCTTATGAGCAGGTGGATTCCGGATTTCTTGAGGTGATGCATGAGGCCTATCGCAATATTACCCGATTTCACCAGCACGAGGTGGAAAACAGTTTTTTTTATGAAGGCGCGGGGGGCGTAATTCTCGGCCAGAGGGTTACTCCGATGCAGCGGGCACTCCTGTATGTTCCCGGAGGGATGGCCTCTTATCCTTCATCGCTCTTGATGAATGCTGCGCCTGCAAAGGTTGCCGGCGTGAGGGATATTGTTGTTACCACCCCTTGCGATCCGGATGGACGTGTGAATCCGCATATTCTTGCGGCTGCCGCAGTTGCCGGAATTGACTCTGTTTACAAACTTGGAGGGGCTCAGGCAATCGCCGCGTTTGCCTATGGTACGGAGAGCATTCCGAAAGTGGATATTATTACCGGACCTGGTAACAAGTATGTTGCGCTTGCAAAAAAACAGGTGTTTGGACATGTCTCCATCGACAGCATTGCCGGTCCGTCAGAAGTTGTTGTGATTGCCGATGAAACAGCAAACCCGGACTTTATCGTTCTTGATATGTTTGCACAGGCAGAGCATGATGCGGATGCTTCGGCGGTGCTTATTACTCCATCCGAATCGCTTGCAGCAGCCGTTCGCGAGACTGCCCGCCGGAGGATCGGCTCGATGCTGCGCAAGGATATCATCGGTTCAGCTCTTGAAAAAAACGGCGCTATCGTGATCGTTCAATCAATAGAGGAGGCCTGTTTGGTGTCGGATATGATTGCGCCGGAACATCTCGAACTGCATGTCGACCGTCCATGGGATCTGCTGCCGAGCATCAATCATGCCGGGGCAGTGTTCATAGGGAGTTACTCCTGTGAAACGGTAGGGGATTATTTCGCAGGCCCGAACCACACGCTTCCGACCAACGGGACGGCCCGATTTTTTTCTCCGCTTTCTGTTCGTGATTTTGTCAAGCACACCTCAATTATTTCCTACTCAAAAAAACAGCTTCAGGAATGTGGTAAAAAAATTGCCGCATTTGCCGATTATGAGGGTCTTCAGGCTCATGCTGAGGCTGTCCGCGTAAGACTTGATTCGTGA